GGGGATGAGACCGAGCACGGGGACACCCTGACGCTCCAGCAGGGGGACGACACCACCTTGTAATTCGCCCATCTGCGCTGCAGGGATGTCATTGAGGATCACACCGATCAACCGGTCTCCCAACAGTTCCTTGGCCGTTAACAGATAATCGTAGTTGCATTCACTGCGGAAGCGGTCGATCAGCAGAACTTTGGTCTTGAGCCCGGTGCTGACGCTAAGGCCGTCGACGCCGCAGTATTTTCCGGAGTACAGGAAACTGCCGGACCCGCCGACAAGGACGAGATCCTTGCCCTTTTCCAGGGTTTCATAGGCCGTTTGCACCCGTGACAACAATTGGGGGCAGGAGCTGGTAAAGGCCTCGCGCTTGAATTCTTCAGTCACCAGGACCGGAGTGACCAGGTTAGGGTCTTCCTGGAGCCCGAGGACATCCTGGACAAAAAAGGCGTCGGCATCGCCTTCCCGGGAGTTGCCTTTGCTCGGAACCGCTCCGATCGGCTTCATATAGCCGACAAGATGACCCTCCTTCTGCAAATGCAGCCCCAGGGCCATGGTCACCATGTTTTTGCCCGCAAATCCGCTTGTGGACCCAATGTACAATCCAGGCATGCTTCCCTCCTTCACCGCGACATCGTGTTCACTATCCTCTCGGTAGGCTAGCTATACCGAAATCCTGAACTGTTGGCGAGAGGGGATCTGCCCGAACGCGAAAAAAGCCGGTCCCGCTGAGCGGGGCCGGCTTTGAAGATCGAGGGGAGCAGAAGGAGCGGAGCCGAAGGCTATTGGCCGACTATCTCCATGGTCTGTTGCGCGATTTCCAACTCTTCGTCCGTGGGCACGATCATGACTTTCACCGTGCTGGACTCGGTATTGATAAACCGGGCCTCTTTTTTGCGTTCACCGTTTTTGGTCTGATCGACTTCGATCCCGAAGTTTTCCAACCCTTCCAGGCTCAAAGCTCTGACGTCAGAGTCGTTTTCCCCGATGCCGGCGGTAAAGACAATGGCGTCCACGCGGCCCAGTACGGCCAGATAAGAGCCGATGTATTTCTTATTGCGGTAGGTGAGCATGTCCACGGCAAGTTGGGCCTGGGCGTCGCCCTTTTCCCGGGCCGTATGGATATCGCGCATGTCGTTCATGCCGCAGATGCCCTTGAGTCCGCTTTCTTTATTGAACAGGGTATCGATTTCCTCGATGCTCATGCCTTTTTGCTTGGCTAAAAAGGCATGGACCGCGGGGTCGATGTCCCCGCAGCGGGTTCCCATGACCAAGCCGGCCAAGGGAGTCATGCCCAGAGAGGTGTCCACGCATTTGCCGTTTTTGATGGCGCTCATGGAACTGCCGTTGCCCAGGTGGACGGTAATCAGATTGACCTCGTCTTCCTTTTTCCCGAGCAATGCGGCGGCCTTTTTCGTCACATAGCGATGGGAGGTACCGTGGAACCCGTAGCGGCGGATCCCCAATTCCTTATACAGGGCGTAGGGGATAGCGTATTGATAGGCCTTGGCCGGCATGCTCTGATGAAAAGCGGTGTCAAAGATAGCCACCTGAGGCACATCCTTGAACATCTCCCGGGCGACCTTGATGCCGGTCAGGTTGGCCGGATTGTGCAAGGGGGCCAGGGAGGCGTTGGCCTCGATGGCCGCAATGGTCGAATCGTCGATCACGGTCGGGGCGTGGAAGGCTTCCCCGCCATGCACGACGCGGTGTCCCACGGCATCGATTTCCGCGCGGTCGCGGATGACCCCGTAGTCGGCGTCCGTGAGCAGGGCGACAACCTTGCCCAAGCCTTCTTCATGATTGGCCACGCGATCGTTTTGTTCCGTCTTGCCCTCGCGTTCGGTGCCAGGATATTTTTTGTGCTCGAGCTTGCTGCTCTCTTCGCCGATGCGCTCAATAACGCCGGCAGCAAGGACAGCCTCGCTCTCCATATCGAAAAGTTTGTATTTAATGGAGGAACTTCCGGAATTAATGACGAGAGTCTTCATATCAATCCCTTTTCTGCTTGCGCTTGGATGGCCGTGATGGCCACGGTATTCACGATATCGGTAATGGTGCAGCCGCGGCTGAGGTCGTTCACCGGCTTATTCAGGCCCTGCAGGACCGGACCGATGGCCACGGCCTGAGCAGACCGCTGGACAGCCTTGTAGGTATTGTTCCCGGTGTTCAGGTCAGGGAAGATGAACACAGTGGCCTTCCCGGCGACATTGCTGTCGGGCAGTTTGGTTTTGGCCACGTCCGGGTCGATGGCGGCGTCGTACTGCAGTGGGCCTTCCAGCAAAAGGTCAGGGCGGCGTTCCTTGGCCAGCGCCGTCGCTTCACGGACCTTCTCGACCTCGTCACCCTTGCCCGAGGCTCCGGTGGAGTAGGAGAGCATGGCCACCTTGGGATCGACGCCGAAAATCCGGGCCGTTTCTGCGGAACTCAAAGCGATTTCGGCCAACTGCTGGGCGTTGGGAT
The sequence above is drawn from the Desulfohalobium retbaense DSM 5692 genome and encodes:
- a CDS encoding phosphotransacetylase family protein is translated as MPGLYIGSTSGFAGKNMVTMALGLHLQKEGHLVGYMKPIGAVPSKGNSREGDADAFFVQDVLGLQEDPNLVTPVLVTEEFKREAFTSSCPQLLSRVQTAYETLEKGKDLVLVGGSGSFLYSGKYCGVDGLSVSTGLKTKVLLIDRFRSECNYDYLLTAKELLGDRLIGVILNDIPAAQMGELQGGVVPLLERQGVPVLGLIPHDPLMGAIKIADLAERLGGRIISAPGKADRVIENFLIGTMQVENFMTHFRRHQNSAILVGGDRSDLQLVALEGKCPCLILTGNLYPNDIILTRSEVLETPLIVVREDTYSVAQKMERILGSVKLRDMIKINHGAQLVNSAVDFAAIKRALQLQ
- a CDS encoding acetate kinase, which produces MKTLVINSGSSSIKYKLFDMESEAVLAAGVIERIGEESSKLEHKKYPGTEREGKTEQNDRVANHEEGLGKVVALLTDADYGVIRDRAEIDAVGHRVVHGGEAFHAPTVIDDSTIAAIEANASLAPLHNPANLTGIKVAREMFKDVPQVAIFDTAFHQSMPAKAYQYAIPYALYKELGIRRYGFHGTSHRYVTKKAAALLGKKEDEVNLITVHLGNGSSMSAIKNGKCVDTSLGMTPLAGLVMGTRCGDIDPAVHAFLAKQKGMSIEEIDTLFNKESGLKGICGMNDMRDIHTAREKGDAQAQLAVDMLTYRNKKYIGSYLAVLGRVDAIVFTAGIGENDSDVRALSLEGLENFGIEVDQTKNGERKKEARFINTESSTVKVMIVPTDEELEIAQQTMEIVGQ